The genomic window CAAAAAAAATACTACAAGGATTTGATCTGAGAAGTCTCTCCCTCTCATCAGATATTCAGATATAGTATATCTGCCCGACATTGAGCAGACTCTCATGGGGCACGTTGAAGATGACGCTGTTCTCCCTGCACACCCTCCTCATGAAGGCGTACATGtagtcgacggcgagcttcttcACGACGCCCGAGTCCCGCCGCGCGCGCACGATGGTGTTCCCGAGGATGTGCACCACGCCGGCGTCCTTGCACCGGTTCAGGAACTCCAGCTCGTCGCCCACCGTGTCGCCGCTGCTGGCCTGCCccaccgccgacgccgacgctgaGCACTGCAGCTGCAGCCGCAGCCCCCTCGGCGGCAGGGGCGACTGCGCGGCGGGCACGATCGAGTCCTGCGACGAGAAGCTCAGCTCCCCGTTGGAGCACATGGTCGCGCAGGCCCGCTCGCCCAGGAACGCCGCGCGGCCGGAGCCGGGCGCCTGCTCCGGCACGCTGAACTCGTCCGAGTCGGAGTAGCCCTCCATCATGCTCTCCAGCCGGACGAAGAAGAGGACGCAGTCGAACAGCATCCTCTCGAAGTCCTCGTCCCTCTTGTGCAGGTCCTTGTAGCCGTACCTCGCCACGCACCGGAACATGTGGAAGTTCTTGGGCCCGATCCTCCGCACCAGGAACCGCTCCTCCGTCGGCACCGTGTACACGGGGAGGTACTTGACGCAGACGAACACCACCACCGAGTGGATCGCGGGGAGGTTGGTGATGAAGTGGGAGAAGATGTGCGGCACGCCGCTCGCCAGCTCCGTGTACACGAAGCCGATCCCCGGGACCCTCACCAGGCCCAGGCTCGGGCCCAGCCCCAGGATCCACGCCATGGACACCTTGCTGTGCATCTCGAACTCGTACCGCTTCACCGTGCAGAAATGCCACACGTACATGATGACGAAGAAGGCCGTCGCCACGACGAGCGGGACCCAGCCGCCCTGATCGATCTTCAGGATGCACGCCACGAAGTAGGGAACCTCCACCATGAGCGAGAGCACGATGAAGGTGACCACGAGGATCCAGTGGCTCTTCCACaccagcagcattattggcaccATCAGGAATGTCGTAACTAGCATAACTATAACCACTGCAGTACCTGCTCATTCATCCATTCAATATGAAAGCTGATGGTTAAGTGTTGTCTGATGCATTATGCAGTGCAGGTCATGTCATGAAAGTTCAGCACCACCTGTTTGTTCTCATTTCAGAGAGAAAACAATATATTTTGGTTCTCAGAGGAAAAGGAAACCTTACCATATGCATTTCCTATCTGGCTTTGGTTCTTGAATCCAGCAGTTACAGCAATGCAGAGAACCAGAAGGATCCAGTTGATGTCAGGGATGTAAATCTGTCCAAGGAATTTCTTCGAGGTGTGGACTATCTTCACGCGGGGGAAGCAACCAAGTGCAAGAGCTTGCTTTATGATTGAGTAGGTTGCGGATATGGTGGCTTGACTTGCAACAATTGCTGCAGCAGTTGCTATGACAAAGGCTGGCCAGTATATGGCATCTGCAATGATCAAACATATCACTATCACCACCA from Miscanthus floridulus cultivar M001 chromosome 11, ASM1932011v1, whole genome shotgun sequence includes these protein-coding regions:
- the LOC136491425 gene encoding probable potassium transporter 11, yielding MASQSESELTNRGSMWELDQNLDQPMDEEAGRLKNMYREKKFSSALLLRLAFQSLGVVFGDLGTSPLYVFYNIFPHGIGEGEDEDVIGALSLIIYTLTLIPLLKYVFVVLRANDNGQGGTFALYSLLCRHAKINTIPNQHRTDEELTTYSRQTYEENSVAAKIKRWIESHAYKRNILLILVLIGTCTAIGDGILTPAISVLSASGGIKVQNQNMSTDIVVLVAVVILIGLFSMQHYGTDKVGWLFAPIVLLWFILIGSVGAINIHKYDSSVLKAYNPIYIYRFFQRRRNSDIWTSLGGIMLSITGTEALFADLCHFPVLAIQIAFTLIVFPCLLLAYTGQAAYIISNKTHVADAFYRSIPDAIYWPAFVIATAAAIVASQATISATYSIIKQALALGCFPRVKIVHTSKKFLGQIYIPDINWILLVLCIAVTAGFKNQSQIGNAYGTAVVIVMLVTTFLMVPIMLLVWKSHWILVVTFIVLSLMVEVPYFVACILKIDQGGWVPLVVATAFFVIMYVWHFCTVKRYEFEMHSKVSMAWILGLGPSLGLVRVPGIGFVYTELASGVPHIFSHFITNLPAIHSVVVFVCVKYLPVYTVPTEERFLVRRIGPKNFHMFRCVARYGYKDLHKRDEDFERMLFDCVLFFVRLESMMEGYSDSDEFSVPEQAPGSGRAAFLGERACATMCSNGELSFSSQDSIVPAAQSPLPPRGLRLQLQCSASASAVGQASSGDTVGDELEFLNRCKDAGVVHILGNTIVRARRDSGVVKKLAVDYMYAFMRRVCRENSVIFNVPHESLLNVGQIYYI